The following coding sequences lie in one Hyphobacterium sp. CCMP332 genomic window:
- a CDS encoding cytochrome b, with product MTTQSNRYTTVAITLHWLIAILIVVMIFAGWQTDDLRQALFEGDTSVDPQTVAFLFNWHKTIGILILALSVFRLVWRLTHKQPSLPDGMNAFERFAATATHWAFYVLIIGMPLAGWITASASGFPSFFFNSESLPIPELMGENEAVYGVVSQIHSKSAWAILVLLGLHIAAALKHHFIDRDDVLTRMVVFLKPRG from the coding sequence ATGACGACGCAATCCAACCGGTACACCACGGTCGCGATCACCCTGCACTGGCTGATCGCCATCCTTATTGTCGTGATGATTTTTGCCGGCTGGCAGACCGACGATCTGCGCCAGGCCCTGTTTGAAGGTGACACTTCCGTCGATCCACAAACCGTTGCCTTTCTGTTCAACTGGCACAAGACCATCGGCATTCTCATACTGGCGCTCAGCGTTTTCCGGCTTGTCTGGCGGCTGACCCACAAACAGCCCTCTTTGCCGGACGGCATGAATGCTTTTGAACGCTTTGCCGCAACGGCAACGCACTGGGCATTCTATGTCCTGATCATCGGCATGCCGCTGGCCGGATGGATCACGGCTTCGGCATCGGGCTTCCCGAGCTTCTTTTTCAATTCGGAGAGTCTGCCGATCCCGGAACTCATGGGAGAGAATGAGGCCGTATATGGTGTTGTGTCCCAAATCCATTCGAAAAGCGCATGGGCGATTCTGGTGCTGCTCGGCCTCCATATTGCCGCCGCATTGAAGCACCATTTTATCGACCGTGACGATGTTCTGACCCGCATGGTCGTATTTCTGAAGCCAAGAGGCTGA
- a CDS encoding YceI family protein, with the protein MKLLPLALSLLAAGPAFASDWTLDRDASTVRIETTAFGREVTGTFTDFNAEIRLDPAHLDNARIEGLVDVTSGDTGNAQYNSQMTGNSGLDGDDHPVADFVSETISLGDDCEDGDGVCYVANGTLTLAGNAQPADLFFRLSIDGDRAVANGQITVLRQEFGIGSREWGDAATTVEVRLHIEATR; encoded by the coding sequence ATGAAGCTCCTCCCCCTTGCCCTGTCGCTTCTGGCGGCCGGCCCCGCCTTTGCGAGCGACTGGACACTGGACAGAGACGCCAGCACAGTACGCATCGAGACCACGGCATTTGGCCGCGAGGTCACCGGCACCTTTACGGATTTCAATGCCGAGATCCGTTTGGATCCGGCCCATCTCGACAACGCCCGTATTGAAGGTCTTGTAGACGTCACCAGCGGTGATACCGGCAATGCCCAGTATAATTCCCAGATGACGGGCAATTCCGGGCTGGACGGAGATGATCATCCGGTCGCCGACTTTGTTTCCGAGACGATCTCGCTTGGCGATGATTGCGAAGATGGTGATGGCGTTTGCTATGTGGCGAATGGCACATTGACCCTCGCCGGTAACGCCCAACCGGCCGATCTGTTTTTCCGGCTTTCGATCGACGGAGACCGTGCGGTCGCCAATGGTCAGATCACCGTCCTCCGTCAGGAATTCGGTATCGGTTCGCGAGAATGGGGCGATGCGGCAACAACCGTCGAGGTTCGCCTGCATATCGAAGCCACGCGCTAA